One Malania oleifera isolate guangnan ecotype guangnan chromosome 10, ASM2987363v1, whole genome shotgun sequence genomic region harbors:
- the LOC131167043 gene encoding guanylyl cyclase 1 isoform X11: MWPLYLLLNKFLKAEDVNVRCSDDPSSLVESHLFRQLSSEKCHAVTLPHSHFVEVPHINQQRSWDCGLACVLMVLKTIGIDSCDLETLGELCCTTSIWTVDLAYLLQKFSLNFSYFTVTIGANPNFSMETFYKDQLPNDLVRVDKLFQKALEAGINIQCRSINGEEISLLILSGKYIAIALVDQYKLSRSWLENVCVSDIYGGNSGYTDVFCRSLCCDMWL, translated from the exons ATGTGGCCCTTATATCTCCTCTTAAACAAATTTCTGAAAGCGGAAGATGTGAATGTTCGTTGCTCAGATGATCCTTCCAGTTTGGTTGAATCCCACCTATTCCGGCAGTTAAGCAGTGAAAAATGTCATGCTGTGACTTTGCCCCATTCCCACTTTGTTGAA GTCCCACACATAAACCAGCAACGGTCATGGGATTGTGGTCTTGCTTGTGTTTTAATGGTTTTGAAGACTATTGGGATCGACAGTTGCGATTTAGAGACACTGGGGGAGCTCTGCTGTACGACCAG CATTTGGACGGTTGATCTGGCATATTTGCTGCAGAAGTTTTCTCTTAACTTTTCCTACTTCACTGTGACCATAGGAGCAAACCCAAATTTTTCCATGGAAACATTTTATAAG GATCAGTTGCCTAATGATCTGGTACGAGTGGATAAGCTATTTCAAAAGGCTTTGGAAGCTGGAATTAATATACAG TGCAGGTCAATCAATGGAgaagaaatttctctcttaatctTATCAGGGAAATATATTGCAATTGCTTTAGTTGACCAGTATAAGTTAAG TCGGTCTTGGCTAGAGAATGTTTGTGTGTCAGACATCTATGGTGGGAACTCAGGATACACTG